Part of the Capsicum annuum cultivar UCD-10X-F1 chromosome 12, UCD10Xv1.1, whole genome shotgun sequence genome is shown below.
CATGGAATGAGATGCAAATCTCAGATGAGTAAATCCGGTGGATGTCAATGCATCTGTGCATCCTGATCTTTGGTTAATGCAAATACCAAAATCCTTCTTTTTTTGTGGAAAACCCAActtctttttatttcataaatgtaTTGCTTATTTTATCTTGCTGAACTATCAATcgttcaaaaaagaaaaaaatcctcCATGGAGAAATCTTGTTTATTGTTTCGTCTATATTACTTTCTGCTGCTTTTTGTTTCCACTGGAAGCAATATTGGACGATGAAGCAACTGTTTTGCTTCTTGCGGCAGGGATTATGATGGAAAAGTCACTCCAGAGGAGGTGGCATCTGCTGCTTCATACCTCAAGGATACATTGGCAAAGGAGGGCATTCAGGAGCTCATAACCAACCTTTCCAAGGACAGAGGTTAGACATGAATAGTTtgataattcttatttttatctgttataaCTGGTgtattttccaactttccaactGTAAAAAAACACGGTAATGATTATACCTCCCAatatctactttattttttaggACCTGGGGGGAATAAAAGAGATATAACCTAGCATAAGAAATTAAGATTTGGATTgacattttgaagttggtgattgctTGATGAAGCATAAGAGATATCACTTATTAAAGTATCCACATAGTTTCCCAGTAAACACCAAACGGCCCAATCTTTCAGCTTTTGTCTTAATCTCATGCATATATGTTTTAAAATGGAAGGAGTCTGATGGTAGAATCATTTATTATTTACATTCAAAATAGTAGTACTTTTATTACAAAGAGATTGATGCAACTTACtttatccaaaaaaagaaaagattgatgTAACGTAGTTATGTAGTAGGATCATGTAGTCTTATCTTTTTCTATGATTCGATTTGTTGTAGGTACATGTTTCTATCATGCTTTGATTACTACTGTTATAGAAGGATTATACGTTTAAAAAACTGAAGAATGTACATGTGAAATTTTATTTCCTACAACATAGCAGCATTATCATACAGATCAAAAGGAAGATCTGCACGTTAGTTGGGACTAGATTGGAACAATAGATCACTCAATTAATTAACTATATACATACACAAAATCATTGCTAGCTTTcgcattttcttttcaaaaagaaaacaaaaaggagGTAAAGTTGGATCATGTTGAGTGACTTGGGTTTTGACTCAATATACAACCCATCTTGACCAACCCATGTAAAACCAAAATTATAGGAGACTTTAAATGGCAGTTCAATTCAAGAGAAGGGTATTCTCTGGTTTGTTTCAGACTGCCAAGTTTAGTTTCTTGGCTTCGACGAAGTAGCACCATTATTTTGTGTTCTATGAATTCCAATTATACACAAGAAGCTTCAACTATATTCGGAGATCAAAGAGTTAATTCGAGTTCCCTATTGTAGTGGTCGTAAATTGAGATATTAATCAAGTGTCGATTAGATCTGGGAAGTATGAGAGCTTGGTTTGAATCTAAAACTGTGTTATTTTAGAAATGTCAAATGTCCCAACATAGAAGATGttgcacataaattgggacagaggaccttattttatttatttatctgttTTCTGATTTATCATTCGTATATTAACTTTCTGCAGTGGGTGTATGTGGTCCTTACTAGTATCTTTTTCGTGTTTCTTGTTTTAACAGAAGGAAAAATCCTCGTCCAAGATCTGGTGAAGCTAGCCAGTGAAATAGATGAGGCTGAAGAGGAGGAAACTACAGAAGAGGAAAAAGCTCAAAAGTAAAACCCATACAGCGAATAAGCCGATAATTTTGATCCATTTACTGCTAGTCTCCAACCTTTCACTTTATACCACCCAAACACGATATGCTTGGTATTTCATCATGCCAGGTATCAACTTAGGTCCCCTTATGTGGGTGATTATAGTTGGATATTTGTGCGATTGATAAAAACGCTTTCAGATTCAATTTTGCAATAGCTGAAATGTGCATGTATATGGCTGTGTCACCATTTGAATATCTGTTTCCACCCTGCCCCCTCCCTCTTAGCTTTATATTGTATCTCTACGGTGGAGAACATAGCGGTATGCTTATTAAAGGAGTAATTTGAACAATATGTTTTGATCTAGTTTTGGGTGAAGTGTTCGAGTGTTGGAAGAGTtgttatttaaaaatagttttttgacTGTTTCTGCAGGAACTCTACATGTTTATCATGAGTTGGTCTCGAATGGTATTTGATTCATAAAGAATGATTCTTTTGAAGTTATACATCCTCTCTAAAAAGAAAAGGATTCTTTTGAAGTTATACATCCTCTCTAAAAAGAAACGGCACGCAGAGAGGCTCTAATTGCATTCTTTCCTTCCTCTTCTGGAAAACACACTTTGAGCATGCTGACAGTATGATTGATGCTTATATCTCTCATTTATAGTGATGTTGCTACGGTTCAAGTGTATTCACCTCATCCCATGAGAATTAATTTGTCTATCAAATAACATATTAAGTCTTTTGCTATATCACATTTTCTCTTGCAAGTGAAAAAACTTCCTAACAAATATTATTCGAGTGCGTGTATTGAGTCACAAGGATAATATGTATGCGCATAATACAAAATGTAGTCGACACAATTTACGATCATAGTTGCATAGGTAGCATAAACTCTTCTGTTAATATCTCCTTACATTTCAACTCAAAAcatttttgaaagaataaaatttGGTGCAAACAGTATTTCGTAATTCGGCCACTGTTCGTAGTTGTATGTATGGTTATCAATCAATATATGCCCATTAGCTAAGTATTGGTTGATACAGTGTAGTTAAGTCCATTAACAACAGGTCTCACGTTCTGTATTTTGCAATTTAAATTACACAgaagttgataaatattttaagatgcatcttttaaaattatattatcatGAAAAGAAATGCAATTTTGTAGTAATTTTTCATATAGTTTCTaacatataaatttaaaatctgAAATATTATATTAATCTAGTTTAAATTAGCTCTCAAGATTAGTCAAATTAACTATTGTGAAGCAAGatttgtaataaataaataaagtttcaaAAATGAATTGATTAAGGGTCTATCAAAAAAACAATCTCTACTTCATAAAGTTAGTAACCTCTGAACGTATTCTATAATCTCCGAACCATATACTGTCACTAGTAGAAgctaaatatttgaaaaaccactATTAAAGATTGTTTTTGTCGTCCTTTTTGTGCAACAATTCACCAAACCAATATAGCGAAAGAGACGGTTATCACAGGTCAATGTATTTGCTAAACAATTAAAATGTAccaaaaaacaaattaaatagaATAACCAAAAGGGTTAAAAATGTAATTACACCCTTGATTTTCCTCGCCCTCCACACTAGTTCCTCTTTTCTCCCGCCAAATACAGCTCAATTACCATTTCCATGgcttcaaaaatacaaaaaaatcttCCAATTTTACCCTTCAGACGCCATTTCTCCGTCGCCAGAACCTCACCGTCGCCGGCAACTAAAATCGGAAACTTACTCCTCATAGCTTCAATTACAAAATCCCTCTCAAAACCCGGCGGTATTCATAACCTAGAACATTACACAAATACCCTTCCCTTAACCGAAACCCTAGTCCTCCAAATCCTCCGCCGCAACAATTTACCCGCCGCCACAAAACTCTCCTTCTTCAAATGGTGTTCATACAATCCAAAATTCAAACACACCGCGAAAACTTACAGTGAAATGCTCAGATTCATGTGTTATTCTCACCATTATCGTAAAGAAAACAACGGTGATATTTTTATGCTGTTGAATTCCATGAAGAATGATGAAATTGTTATTGATTCCGATACATTTAAGTTGTTGCTTGATTCGTTTACTCGTAATGGCGATTTTGATTCGGCTCTTGAGATTTTAGAATTTGTTGAAAGTGATAATTCGAGTTTTTGTTTAAATCCTGATGTGTATAATTCTGTGCTTATTGCTCTCGTTCAGAAGAATCAAGTTGATATAGCTTTGTCGATTTTTGTTAAATTGTTGGAAACTAATAGTGTTGGAGTTAGTAGTAGCGTTGCTTGTAATGTGTTGCTAGTTGGACTGAGGAAGGGGAATATGAGAGCGGAGTTTAATCGTGTTTTTGATAAGCTTAGAGAGGGAGAGAATAAGAATGTGTTTCCATTTGATAGATGGGGGTATAATATATGCATTCATACGTTTGGGTGTTGGGGGGATTTGTCTAAATCGTTGAGTCTTTTTAAGGAAATGAAGGGAAGGGGGAGTTGGTTTAGTCCGGATTTGTGTACTTATAATAGTTTGATTCATGTGCTTTTCTTGCTCGGGAAGGTTGAGGATGGTCTTGTTGTGTGGGAGGAATTAAAAGGGTCTTCGGGGTTGGAACCTGATGGTTATACTTATCGAATTGTTATACAATGTTGTTGTAAGGCGTATAGGATTAATGATGCGATAAAAGTGTTTAGTGAAATGCAGTACAATGGTATACGTCCGGATACTATTGTTTATAACTCCCTTTTAGATGGATTGTTCAAGGCAAGAAAGTTGACGGATGCATGTAATTTATTCCAGAAAATGATTGACGATGATGGTGTCCGAGCTAGTTGTTGGACGTATAATATTCTTATTGATGGCTTATTCAAGAATGGGAGGGATTTGGCTGCTTATACtctattttgtgatttgaagaagaaaaataataattttgttgatggGGTTACGTATAGCATTGTCATTTTGAATCTCTGTCGGGAAGATAGGCTTGAAGAAGGACTGAAGTTGGTGGAAGAGATGGAAGCTAGAGGGTTTATGGTTGATTTGGTTACTATAACTTCTCTTTTGATTGCAATCTACAGGGAGGGACACTGGGATTATACGGAGAGGCTTATGAAGCACATCAGGGGTAGCAATTTAGTTCCGATTATTATCAGGTGGAAAGACAGTATGGAGGCTACGATGAAAGCTCCACAAAGCAGAGAAAAGGATTTTACACCCATTTTCCCATCCAATGGGGACTTCGGTGATATTCTAAGCCGAGAAAATTTAACAGACGCTGAGACTGATACTGTTCTTGGGGTGGAGGATGCTGACATACACTATCAGGAAAGTGATCCGTGGTCATCATCGCCATATATGGACATGCTGGCTAATAAACTTAGCTTCCAAAGTAATTCTACAAGAATGTTCTCTCTTACTGCAGGAAAACGAATTGATACTAAAGGTGCAGATTCTTTTGATATGGATATGGTGAATACCTTCTTGTCGATATTTTTGGCCAAAGGAAAGTTGAGCATGGCttgtaaattatttgaaattttcaccGACATGGGTGCTGACCCTGTTAGTTATACTTACAATTCTATGCTGAGTTCATTTGTCAAGAAGGGATATTTCAATGAGGCATGGGGCATTTTACAGGAAATGGGCGAGAAGGTTTGCCCCTCCGATGTAGCAACGTACAATGTCATAATCCAAGGCTTGGGAAAGATGGGAAGGGCTGATCTTGCTAGCGCCGTACTAGACAAACTGATGAAGCAGGGAGGTTACCTTGACATTGTAATGTATAACACATTGATTAATGCCCTCGGGAAGGCTGGCAGAATTGAGGAAGTAAATAAGCTTTTCCAGCAGATGAAAGATAGTGGAATAAATCCAGATGTTGTCACTTACAATACACTAATCGAAGTTCATGCCAAGGCAGGTCAGCTTAAGCAATCTTATAAGTTTTTAAGGATAATGCTGGAAGCAGGGTGTGCTCCGAATCACGTCACTGATACAACTTTGGACTTTCTGGAGAAAGAGATTGAAAATCTGAGATACCAAAAGGCATCCATTAAACGCCCAAATGTAGACAACCCTTTATGAGAAACAGCTTTACACTTCGGACTTCAGAGGAGTGAGTTCAGGTATTATGTTCTTCCATATAATAGTGCAATTCAGCATTTGCATATTATTCACGCTTAAAGAGTTGTTCTTCTGGTTTAAAGTGGGCAATCTTTTACGAAGAAGTAATGGGTAATTCATATGGCTGGTATTTTCAGTACAGTTTTTTTTTCATGAATGTAAATGGAGATAgattttcaacaaaaaaacaaaccAGGATCTGCATTGATTCAGCGATTCAAACTTCTAGTCTGGAGATTAGAAGTTTGAATTGCTGTTTGCCGAAATAatcttgtttttattgttttatctgTGGCTTTGCCTAAACAAATTTGTTTCTGATACATATCGACTACTTTTGTTGAAGTTGAGTATGTGAATTCTCATTGGTACAACATCCTGATCTTCTAacactagaatatatatatttctaagtTGGATGCAAATTCTGTTAAATGTTCTAATTTAGTTACCTAGGGCTGAATTAACTGACTTTTTGACAAAAATTCTAGAAGCAGCCGGTGTTTTCTCATCTGAACGAAAAAAGGACCCAACAACACAACTCAACTCTTCTCCTCATCAGGGTGTCGCCACTCAGAGTACTGATGAATACAATTTCAGGTAATATTTTCTGTAAAATTTTCCCTAATATTACTCC
Proteins encoded:
- the LOC107851432 gene encoding pentatricopeptide repeat-containing protein At4g01570; this encodes MASKIQKNLPILPFRRHFSVARTSPSPATKIGNLLLIASITKSLSKPGGIHNLEHYTNTLPLTETLVLQILRRNNLPAATKLSFFKWCSYNPKFKHTAKTYSEMLRFMCYSHHYRKENNGDIFMLLNSMKNDEIVIDSDTFKLLLDSFTRNGDFDSALEILEFVESDNSSFCLNPDVYNSVLIALVQKNQVDIALSIFVKLLETNSVGVSSSVACNVLLVGLRKGNMRAEFNRVFDKLREGENKNVFPFDRWGYNICIHTFGCWGDLSKSLSLFKEMKGRGSWFSPDLCTYNSLIHVLFLLGKVEDGLVVWEELKGSSGLEPDGYTYRIVIQCCCKAYRINDAIKVFSEMQYNGIRPDTIVYNSLLDGLFKARKLTDACNLFQKMIDDDGVRASCWTYNILIDGLFKNGRDLAAYTLFCDLKKKNNNFVDGVTYSIVILNLCREDRLEEGLKLVEEMEARGFMVDLVTITSLLIAIYREGHWDYTERLMKHIRGSNLVPIIIRWKDSMEATMKAPQSREKDFTPIFPSNGDFGDILSRENLTDAETDTVLGVEDADIHYQESDPWSSSPYMDMLANKLSFQSNSTRMFSLTAGKRIDTKGADSFDMDMVNTFLSIFLAKGKLSMACKLFEIFTDMGADPVSYTYNSMLSSFVKKGYFNEAWGILQEMGEKVCPSDVATYNVIIQGLGKMGRADLASAVLDKLMKQGGYLDIVMYNTLINALGKAGRIEEVNKLFQQMKDSGINPDVVTYNTLIEVHAKAGQLKQSYKFLRIMLEAGCAPNHVTDTTLDFLEKEIENLRYQKASIKRPNVDNPL